The sequence below is a genomic window from Agrobacterium tumefaciens.
AAGATCGACTCCTTCCTCAACGGGATCGATAATCCGGTCTGTCAGCGAAAGCGACAATGTAAGACCTGGATGCTCTTTCGCGATTCTGGCCAATATAGGTAACAGAACCTGCCGTCCCCACGCGGCGGGCGCATCGACTCGGAGACGTCCGCCCAACTGCTGACTTTTGGCGAGAAGCACTTGTTCCACGCTGCCTATTTCCTCCAAGGCGCGACGGCAACTTGCCAGATACGCTTCACCATCGGGTGTCAACGTAAGCTTCCGGGTGCTGCGATGGAGGAGCTTTGTGCCCAACCGGTCTTCCAAGCGAGCAACGCTTTTGCCCACGGCTGACTTGGTAACACCAAGTTTCTCAGCCGCCGCCGTGAAGCTTAGCAACGTCCCTGCTTCTACGAAACTTATAATCCCATTGAGCTGTTCAAGCTGTGGCATTGTAGAAATTTCCTCTACCGATCGTAGAATTATGACTGTTTATCGGCATGCAGATTTACATTATCTTTCTGTTTGAGACAACATGTGGCACTTTTCGGCCTACCGTCCTCGGCGCAAGGAGATCCTACAATGCCAAGATTTTTTTCGATTATGGGCACACTCTCAGCGGTGTTTTTGTCTACGACCATCGCTTTTGGGGCTCCCGCGATTGAAGTCCTCGGCAAGGACTATGTTTTCACAAATAAACTTGAAGGGCTCCCGGCGAAGCTCTCCGATTTCAAAGACCTGCAGATCAATAGTTTCCAGACGGGGGACGGGGTGAAAATTTCCTACTGGGAAGCTGGTAGCGGTCGGCCGCTGATCTTCGTTCCTGGCTGGTCGGCGAACGGCGCTGAATTCGTTAATGTCATGTACCTCCTGAGCAAGAAATTCCATGTTTACGTGATCGATCCCCGTAACCAGGGGCTGTCTCAAAGCGTCGAGTATGGAACGCGGATCGCCCGGTTCGGTGCGGATCTTAAGGAGTTCGTTGATCATCTTGGCGTTGAGCAGGTTGACCTCACTGGATGGTCTATGGGAGCATCGGTAATCTGGAGCTATATCGATCTGTTCGGTACCAAGAATATCCGCAAGGTTGCCTTCATCGACGAGCCGGTCTCAATTTACACGCACGCGGACTGGTCAGAGAAACGGCGACTTGAAGCCGGCGGGATGACGACTTCGCCCGAGCGGATGATCGCAGCATTCAATGGGGCGCCGACCAAC
It includes:
- a CDS encoding alpha/beta fold hydrolase, coding for MPRFFSIMGTLSAVFLSTTIAFGAPAIEVLGKDYVFTNKLEGLPAKLSDFKDLQINSFQTGDGVKISYWEAGSGRPLIFVPGWSANGAEFVNVMYLLSKKFHVYVIDPRNQGLSQSVEYGTRIARFGADLKEFVDHLGVEQVDLTGWSMGASVIWSYIDLFGTKNIRKVAFIDEPVSIYTHADWSEKRRLEAGGMTTSPERMIAAFNGAPTNDQVVDMNAMRRYKENNSPAFQNSEAFAREFIKSDPKMMSLVLFDHAVNDWRDVISHKINIPTAIFTGENSNNVASQKWMQSVIPGSELHVYTGQEHGDHFLAFKNPTKFTNDLASFLER